The following coding sequences lie in one Hydrogenophaga sp. PBL-H3 genomic window:
- a CDS encoding homoserine kinase, whose protein sequence is MAVYTEVAFAEASALLHTLDLGDLTDLRGIQGGIENTNYFVTSERDGATLEHVLTVFERLGFEQLPFYLHLMKHLAGKGIPVPDPAATASGEILHTLQGKPAAVVDKLRGKSELAPGVAHCEAVGAMLGRMHLAGRDFPLNQPNLRGLPWWNETVPVVLPFLSAEQSDLIRTELAYQNHVAASPAFTALPRGPIHADLFRDNVMFEAGELTGFFDFYFAGCDTFLFDIAVCLNDWCVHHSLDATDGSHDAQRAQALLAAYQAVRPLSAAERSLLPAMLRAGALRFWISRLWDLHLPREAAMLQAHDPAHFERVLRDRATHAGQLSMQLLDAAAPAAAPQPVTA, encoded by the coding sequence ATGGCCGTTTACACCGAAGTCGCGTTTGCGGAAGCCTCTGCCCTGCTGCACACCCTGGATCTGGGAGATCTCACCGACCTGCGGGGCATCCAGGGCGGCATTGAAAACACCAACTACTTCGTGACCAGCGAGCGCGATGGCGCCACGCTGGAACACGTGCTCACCGTGTTCGAGCGGCTGGGCTTCGAGCAGTTGCCGTTTTATTTGCACCTCATGAAGCATCTGGCGGGCAAAGGCATCCCGGTACCCGACCCGGCCGCCACCGCCAGCGGCGAGATCCTGCACACGCTGCAGGGCAAACCCGCTGCCGTGGTGGACAAGCTGCGGGGAAAGAGCGAACTGGCCCCCGGTGTGGCGCACTGCGAAGCGGTGGGTGCCATGCTGGGGCGCATGCACCTGGCCGGGCGCGACTTCCCGCTGAACCAGCCCAACCTGCGCGGTCTGCCGTGGTGGAACGAGACCGTGCCGGTGGTGCTGCCCTTTCTGAGTGCTGAGCAGTCCGACCTGATCCGCACCGAACTGGCCTACCAGAACCACGTGGCGGCCAGCCCGGCTTTCACCGCCCTGCCCCGTGGACCCATCCACGCCGACCTGTTCCGCGACAACGTGATGTTCGAAGCCGGTGAACTCACCGGCTTCTTTGACTTCTACTTCGCCGGCTGCGACACCTTTCTGTTTGACATCGCGGTCTGCCTCAACGACTGGTGCGTGCACCACAGCCTTGATGCCACCGACGGAAGCCACGATGCTCAGCGCGCCCAGGCGCTGCTGGCGGCCTACCAGGCGGTGCGGCCGCTGAGCGCTGCCGAGCGCAGCCTTCTGCCGGCCATGCTGCGCGCCGGTGCACTGCGTTTCTGGATCTCCCGCCTGTGGGACCTGCACCTGCCGCGCGAGGCCGCCATGCTGCAAGCCCACGACCCCGCCCATTTCGAACGCGTGCTGCGCGACCGCGCCACCCACGCTGGCCAACTGTCAATGCAGCTTCTGGACGCTGCAGCCCCGGCA
- the polA gene encoding DNA polymerase I: MSDVSSPAPTLLLVDGSSYLYRAFFAGGESLSTTLPDGTVLKTGAIRIMINMMQKLRKDVRADYAACVFDAKGPTFRDALYPDYKANRSPMPDDLRAQIPPIHEVVKLLGWKVLDVPGVEADDVIGTLAHTAAQQGITCIISSGDKDLSQLVNEHITVIDTMNDRRRDVAGVTAEFGVPPTLMLDYQTLVGDQVDNVPGVPKVGPKTAVKWLQEYGSLEALVARAGEIKGVAGENLRNALEWLPKGRELLTIKTDCDLKDHIEGLPSLEAITISGQDSEALKAFGEKYGFKGLVRSLVQHEVPPERIEAHPAKANGKGTTGDGSPGLFDEPDLSGSTQRTSNLNYDTLLSWDAFDTWLARLLAADLVALDTETTSLDEMRAEIVGISFSVKPGEAAYIPLRHSGPDAPEQLPFDEVLARLKPWLENPKHAKLGQHVKYDRHVFANHGIEVQGYVHDTMLQSYVLEVHKPHGLASLAERHLGRQGINYEDLCGKGAHQIPFAQVDVAKAAEYSCEDSDQTLDVHRVLWPQLQADDKLKFIYELEIASSEALYRIERNGVLIDAPTLARQSHELGSRIHALEQEAYEIAGQPFNLSSPKQLGEIFFDKLGLPVIKKTATGARSTDEEVLEKLAEDYPLPAKILEHRGLSKLKGTYTDKLAQLAHPKTGRVHTHYAQAVAVTGRLSSNDPNLQNIPIRTPEGRRVREAFVAPAGHVIASADYSQIELRIMAHISGDEALLRAFHEGIDVHRATAAEVFGVEAAQVSNEQRRYAKVINFGLIYGMSAFGLAKALAIDNTAAKNYITRYFERFEGVKRYMDDTRKSAKAQGYVETVFGRRLVLPSIQSAKGALLSSLERQAVNAPMQGTAADLIKLSMVVVQRALDAQQRGTKMIMQVHDELVFEVPEGEVDWLKVEIPRLMAGVAELKVPLLAEVGVGPNWDQAH; encoded by the coding sequence ATGTCCGACGTTTCATCCCCTGCCCCCACCCTGTTGCTGGTCGACGGCTCCAGTTACCTGTACCGCGCGTTCTTTGCCGGCGGCGAATCCCTGAGCACGACCTTGCCCGATGGCACCGTCCTGAAGACCGGGGCCATCCGCATCATGATCAACATGATGCAGAAGCTGCGCAAGGACGTCCGGGCCGATTACGCCGCCTGCGTGTTCGACGCCAAGGGGCCGACCTTCCGGGATGCGCTGTATCCGGACTACAAGGCCAACCGCTCGCCCATGCCCGACGACCTGCGCGCGCAGATACCGCCCATCCACGAGGTGGTGAAGTTGCTGGGCTGGAAGGTGCTGGACGTGCCCGGTGTGGAGGCCGACGACGTGATCGGCACCCTGGCGCACACCGCCGCGCAGCAGGGCATCACGTGCATCATCTCCAGCGGCGACAAGGACCTGAGCCAGCTCGTCAACGAACACATCACGGTGATCGACACCATGAACGACCGCAGGCGTGATGTGGCTGGCGTGACGGCCGAATTCGGCGTGCCCCCCACCCTGATGCTGGACTACCAGACCCTGGTGGGCGACCAGGTGGACAACGTGCCCGGTGTGCCCAAGGTGGGTCCGAAGACCGCCGTGAAGTGGCTGCAGGAATACGGCTCGCTGGAGGCGTTGGTGGCGCGCGCCGGAGAGATCAAGGGTGTGGCGGGCGAGAACCTGCGCAACGCGCTCGAGTGGCTGCCCAAGGGTCGCGAGCTGCTCACCATCAAGACCGATTGCGACCTGAAGGATCACATTGAGGGGCTGCCCTCGCTGGAGGCCATCACGATCAGCGGGCAGGATTCCGAGGCCCTCAAGGCGTTCGGCGAAAAGTACGGCTTCAAGGGTTTGGTGCGCTCCCTGGTGCAGCACGAAGTGCCGCCGGAGCGCATCGAGGCGCACCCGGCCAAGGCGAATGGCAAGGGCACGACCGGCGATGGTTCGCCCGGTCTGTTCGACGAACCCGACCTCAGCGGAAGCACGCAGCGCACCAGCAACCTGAACTACGACACGCTCCTCAGCTGGGACGCTTTCGACACCTGGCTGGCCCGCCTGCTGGCGGCCGACCTGGTGGCGCTGGACACCGAAACCACCTCGCTCGACGAGATGCGCGCCGAGATCGTGGGCATCAGCTTCAGTGTGAAGCCGGGCGAGGCGGCCTACATCCCGCTGCGCCACAGCGGGCCCGACGCGCCCGAGCAGCTGCCGTTCGACGAAGTGCTGGCCAGACTCAAGCCCTGGCTCGAGAACCCGAAACACGCCAAACTCGGCCAGCACGTGAAGTACGACCGCCACGTGTTCGCCAACCACGGCATCGAGGTGCAAGGCTATGTACACGACACCATGCTGCAGAGCTACGTGTTGGAAGTGCACAAACCGCATGGTCTGGCCAGTCTGGCCGAGCGCCACCTGGGCCGCCAGGGCATCAATTACGAAGACCTGTGTGGCAAGGGCGCGCACCAGATCCCGTTTGCGCAGGTCGACGTGGCCAAGGCGGCCGAGTATTCGTGTGAAGACAGCGACCAGACGCTGGATGTGCACCGGGTGCTGTGGCCGCAACTGCAGGCCGACGACAAACTGAAGTTCATCTACGAACTCGAGATCGCGAGCAGCGAAGCGCTCTACCGCATCGAGCGCAACGGCGTGCTGATCGACGCGCCCACGCTGGCCAGGCAAAGCCACGAGCTGGGATCGCGCATCCACGCGCTGGAGCAGGAGGCCTATGAGATTGCGGGCCAGCCGTTCAACCTGAGCAGCCCGAAACAACTCGGCGAGATCTTCTTCGACAAGCTCGGCCTGCCGGTGATCAAGAAAACCGCCACCGGCGCGCGCAGCACCGACGAAGAGGTGCTGGAGAAGCTCGCCGAGGACTACCCCCTGCCAGCCAAGATCCTCGAGCACCGGGGCCTCTCCAAGCTCAAGGGCACCTACACCGACAAGCTCGCGCAGCTGGCGCACCCGAAAACCGGGCGGGTGCACACCCACTACGCACAGGCCGTGGCCGTCACGGGGCGCCTGTCCAGCAACGACCCCAACCTGCAGAACATCCCGATCCGCACGCCCGAAGGCCGGCGCGTGCGCGAGGCCTTCGTGGCACCGGCCGGCCATGTGATCGCGAGCGCCGACTACTCGCAGATCGAGCTGCGCATCATGGCCCACATCAGCGGGGACGAAGCGCTCTTGCGCGCCTTTCACGAAGGCATCGACGTGCACCGCGCCACCGCCGCCGAGGTGTTCGGCGTGGAGGCCGCCCAGGTGAGCAACGAGCAGCGCCGCTACGCCAAGGTGATCAACTTCGGCCTGATCTATGGCATGAGCGCGTTCGGGCTGGCCAAGGCACTGGCCATCGACAACACGGCGGCCAAGAACTACATCACCCGTTACTTCGAGCGCTTCGAGGGCGTGAAGCGCTACATGGACGACACGCGCAAGAGCGCCAAAGCGCAAGGCTACGTGGAGACAGTGTTCGGTCGGCGTCTGGTGCTTCCGAGCATCCAGTCGGCGAAAGGTGCGCTGTTGTCTTCGCTGGAGCGGCAGGCCGTCAACGCGCCCATGCAGGGCACGGCGGCCGACCTGATCAAGCTCAGCATGGTGGTGGTGCAGAGGGCGCTGGACGCGCAGCAGCGCGGCACCAAGATGATCATGCAGGTGCACGACGAACTGGTGTTCGAGGTGCCCGAGGGCGAGGTGGACTGGCTCAAGGTCGAGATCCCGCGCCTGATGGCGGGCGTGGCCGAACTCAAGGTGCCGCTGCTGGCTGAGGTGGGTGTCGGTCCGAACTGGGATCAGGCGCACTGA